The Spirochaetota bacterium genome includes a region encoding these proteins:
- the lpdA gene encoding dihydrolipoyl dehydrogenase, with protein sequence MNILEKTEIVVIGGGPAGYACAIKLAQFGKKVTLVEKSYIGGTCTNVGCIPTKSLIQSAHYFYDANEKLRKFGIKVDNIAFDFNAIKKQMNKSVLLSRKGIEYLLNKYKVNLIYGLAEVISKNKILVTRTSDNSLIELETDFIVLANGSKPSSPDFFKKISGILTSDDIFNLENLPESIAIIGGGVIGVEFATFFSIFKVKTYIIELMDHILPFEDSDAVEEVKKSLKSNKVEIFENSNIEDISFLEQENKYKLIIKNNKKKTNNGHNENLTREILVEKVLLSTGRVPNINDDLKNLGLNIQKGVITDDYLKTNIDNIYAIGDIRAKIMLAHVALYEGIVAANNICGKKTKIELDYYPSIIFSIPEIASTGLREVDLENSDKIKNKEDFKIAKFPLSANGRARTMEEKDGFAKIIYNKKDNIIVGGTIVSPYATELISQLILSCKNKIKLDQLCLTIFPHPTINEILHGAFEVAEGFPTHI encoded by the coding sequence ATGAATATTTTAGAAAAGACAGAAATAGTTGTTATAGGTGGAGGACCTGCTGGTTATGCTTGTGCTATCAAATTAGCTCAATTTGGGAAAAAAGTTACTCTTGTTGAAAAAAGTTATATCGGTGGAACATGCACAAATGTTGGATGTATTCCTACTAAAAGCTTAATTCAATCAGCCCATTATTTTTATGATGCAAATGAAAAACTTAGAAAATTTGGTATAAAAGTTGACAACATAGCTTTCGATTTTAATGCTATTAAGAAACAAATGAATAAAAGTGTCCTTTTATCAAGAAAAGGAATAGAATATCTACTTAATAAATACAAAGTAAATCTCATTTATGGGTTAGCGGAAGTAATTTCCAAAAATAAAATTTTGGTAACTAGAACTTCTGATAATTCTTTAATTGAATTAGAAACTGATTTTATAGTTTTAGCAAATGGATCAAAACCCTCTTCCCCAGATTTTTTTAAAAAAATTTCAGGTATCTTAACTTCAGATGATATTTTTAATTTAGAAAATCTTCCAGAATCTATAGCAATAATAGGTGGTGGTGTCATTGGGGTTGAATTTGCAACTTTTTTTTCAATATTCAAGGTTAAAACTTATATTATTGAATTAATGGATCATATTCTCCCATTTGAAGATTCTGATGCTGTAGAGGAAGTTAAAAAATCTCTAAAAAGCAACAAGGTTGAAATTTTTGAAAACTCAAATATAGAAGACATAAGCTTTTTAGAACAAGAAAACAAATATAAACTTATAATTAAGAATAATAAAAAAAAGACTAACAATGGTCACAATGAAAATTTAACTAGAGAAATATTAGTCGAAAAAGTACTCTTATCAACTGGTAGAGTTCCAAATATTAATGATGATTTGAAAAATTTAGGATTAAATATTCAAAAAGGAGTTATTACTGATGATTACTTGAAAACAAATATAGATAACATTTATGCTATAGGAGATATAAGAGCTAAAATAATGCTTGCCCATGTTGCTTTATATGAAGGCATAGTTGCAGCGAATAATATTTGTGGTAAAAAAACAAAAATTGAACTTGATTATTATCCATCAATAATATTCTCAATCCCTGAAATTGCAAGTACTGGTTTAAGAGAAGTAGATTTAGAAAATTCAGATAAAATTAAAAACAAAGAAGATTTCAAAATTGCAAAATTTCCTCTATCAGCAAACGGTAGGGCTAGAACTATGGAAGAAAAAGATGGATTTGCAAAAATTATTTATAATAAAAAAGATAATATTATAGTTGGTGGTACAATAGTATCACCATATGCAACGGAGCTTATATCCCAACTTATTTTATCTTGTAAAAATAAAATTAAGTTGGATCAATTATGTTTAACAATATTTCCACATCCAACAATAAACGAAATATTACATGGTGCTTTTGAAGTTGCAGAAGGCTTCCCAACTCATATATAA
- a CDS encoding S1C family serine protease codes for MFYSINNNKFIMLLFKYFRKITLLLFFLLFIFYNYSCELINYNYIKKQTVLYPTFDIKIVEKHINEKNLDYIIELSTIYPEIINSYKKEIISLIKYYYDYYNLSKDFFGLIKIYFNIQNLFIDNKENINTNIISLDSSEKYLLNRVVLSIKENLFNLYNNEKNYIFKYAFYKYLKNYISDLEIKLPELSDKNKIISSYSDIMDNILTVYNDKGFKIVNGVSIPDIFIGSAFFIDYNLLVTNNHVISNDGKDFNQIYVILAGNKIRCEVLYSDKDFDLAILKISYSNKKFKYFNIRENINVGDEVTACGSPYGLENTFTRGIISNTRRKVIPLINAYQTDTPMNPGNSGGPVVDKNFNLIGISFSSVYESQNLNFIIPVEYLIYSLIYSKYSYKPLRSWLGFYFNKSRITYLNKNSINYFKFKKVIGDNLNFVNFKIKQINNIEFNDEEILNNFDLIQKYIFFLPASTIVSVILIDNKGLEKNVNFLTYLRPKNVNLEIFKYDTDINLITPYLGIIIVKESKNYMIVDILDEVLKVLLGLESGDYVNRVQIYIDEKKEYIILSVELTIKSKNLRSYAYSFLIYFEQEWFI; via the coding sequence ATGTTTTATTCAATTAATAATAATAAATTTATAATGCTTTTATTTAAATATTTTAGAAAAATAACCCTTCTTTTATTTTTTCTATTATTTATTTTTTATAATTATTCTTGCGAATTAATAAATTACAATTATATAAAAAAACAAACAGTATTATATCCAACATTTGATATAAAAATAGTTGAAAAACATATAAATGAAAAAAATCTTGATTATATTATTGAATTATCTACTATTTATCCAGAGATTATTAATAGTTATAAAAAAGAAATTATATCACTAATTAAGTATTATTATGATTATTATAATCTTTCAAAAGACTTTTTTGGTTTAATAAAAATATATTTTAACATTCAAAATTTATTTATAGATAATAAGGAAAATATTAATACAAATATTATAAGTCTTGATAGTAGTGAAAAATATTTATTAAATAGAGTTGTTTTATCAATTAAAGAAAATTTATTTAATTTATATAATAATGAAAAAAATTATATATTTAAATATGCATTTTATAAATATTTAAAGAATTATATAAGTGATTTAGAAATAAAATTACCTGAGCTATCAGATAAAAACAAAATAATAAGTTCTTACTCTGATATAATGGATAATATTTTAACTGTTTATAATGATAAGGGCTTTAAAATTGTAAATGGAGTATCTATTCCAGATATTTTTATTGGATCAGCTTTTTTTATTGACTACAATTTACTAGTTACAAATAATCATGTAATTAGTAATGATGGCAAAGATTTTAATCAAATTTATGTTATATTAGCAGGTAATAAAATTAGATGCGAAGTATTGTATTCTGATAAAGATTTTGATTTAGCAATTTTAAAAATTAGTTATTCTAATAAAAAGTTTAAATATTTTAATATCAGAGAAAACATAAATGTTGGAGATGAGGTAACTGCTTGTGGTTCTCCTTATGGTTTAGAAAATACATTTACAAGGGGTATTATATCGAATACTAGGAGAAAAGTGATACCTCTGATAAATGCTTATCAAACTGATACCCCAATGAATCCAGGTAATTCAGGAGGTCCTGTAGTAGATAAAAATTTTAATTTAATAGGAATATCTTTTTCTAGTGTTTATGAATCTCAAAATCTTAATTTTATAATTCCTGTAGAATATTTGATTTATTCTTTAATCTATTCTAAATATTCCTATAAACCATTAAGATCTTGGCTGGGTTTTTATTTTAATAAAAGCAGGATAACATATTTAAATAAGAACAGTATCAATTATTTCAAGTTTAAAAAAGTTATTGGGGATAATTTAAATTTTGTAAATTTTAAAATAAAACAAATAAATAATATTGAATTTAATGATGAAGAAATACTAAACAATTTTGATTTAATTCAAAAATATATATTTTTCTTACCAGCATCAACAATTGTTAGTGTAATTTTAATAGATAATAAAGGATTAGAAAAAAACGTTAATTTTTTAACTTACTTGAGGCCTAAAAATGTTAATTTAGAAATATTTAAATACGATACTGATATAAATTTAATAACCCCCTACCTTGGAATAATTATTGTTAAAGAATCTAAAAATTATATGATAGTTGATATTTTAGATGAAGTTTTGAAGGTTTTATTGGGACTTGAATCAGGGGATTATGTAAATAGAGTTCAAATTTATATTGATGAAAAAAAAGAATACATTATTTTATCAGTAGAATTAACTATTAAATCAAAAAATTTAAGATCTTATGCATACTCTTTTTTAATATATTTTGAACAGGAGTGGTTTATATAA
- the efp gene encoding elongation factor P, whose translation MIFANDLRRGTVFLFKDKLHICLEYQHNKTANRRAMVRAKLKDLTSGSIYEYVFSSEEKIEDVQIERKKCEYLYFDGERYHFMDQQSYEQFTIEGSSMKEESLYLVEGTIVEIDFYNDSPIFVHPPIFVELEVVETDPGVRGDTVSGGSKPAILSTGLKINVPLFISVGDVIKVDTRTNEYVERVKKSGD comes from the coding sequence ATGATTTTTGCAAATGATTTAAGAAGGGGAACTGTTTTTTTATTTAAAGATAAACTTCATATTTGTCTTGAATATCAACATAATAAAACAGCAAATAGAAGGGCAATGGTAAGAGCAAAATTGAAAGATTTAACAAGTGGTTCAATTTATGAATATGTATTTTCATCTGAAGAAAAAATTGAAGATGTTCAAATTGAAAGAAAAAAATGCGAATATTTATATTTTGATGGAGAAAGATACCATTTTATGGATCAACAGTCTTATGAACAATTTACAATTGAAGGTTCATCTATGAAAGAAGAATCTCTATATTTAGTTGAAGGAACTATAGTTGAAATAGATTTTTACAATGATTCACCTATTTTTGTTCATCCTCCAATATTTGTTGAACTTGAGGTGGTTGAGACAGATCCGGGTGTTAGAGGTGATACTGTTTCAGGGGGGAGTAAACCAGCTATTCTTTCTACTGGATTAAAAATTAATGTCCCTCTCTTTATTTCTGTAGGAGATGTTATTAAAGTAGATACTAGAACAAATGAATATGTTGAAAGAGTAAAAAAATCTGGTGATTAA
- the uvsE gene encoding UV DNA damage repair endonuclease UvsE, producing the protein MFKNRIGYACIPLRVDFRTNRKVLLQNYNEDLLLNLIELNLKDLLNILKYNFVNKIYLFRISSEIIPFGSLSSNNQVLSNYEKEFSKKFIKVDYRKYFNELLKTIGDFIKENNLRVSMHPGQYLVLNSEDENVIKNSIDDLIYHCSFLDSLGIDYSHKVIIHTGGKFNNKKFSIQKFIKVFNKLDKDLKKRIILENDEKSFNFDDIFFIYEYTGVPLVFDYFHNLLNPSNRSYSEIFNLVKKTWKKEDGIPKIHYSDKSSYKKFGAHSEFIILKNFLKFYKLIDEYNFDIMLETKDKDISAIKVINSLIYNYLNKLNVNENYENIYSNEKSNDFNNADSKKIIKKMLTDEWSRYKYLVMLFSYSKYKEISYLVNHNNNINEFYFKIDEILSEKKFENIKSTYEHLIGYFKEVLNKKEKEKLLTFLNQNKIIPYGLNYVYNLSKKYNLKFIKEQYLFFYYKYF; encoded by the coding sequence GTGTTTAAAAACAGAATAGGATATGCATGTATACCTTTAAGAGTTGATTTTAGAACAAATAGAAAAGTTTTGTTGCAAAATTATAATGAAGACTTACTATTAAATTTAATAGAATTAAATTTAAAAGATCTTTTAAATATCTTAAAATATAATTTTGTTAATAAAATTTATCTTTTCAGAATAAGCTCAGAAATTATTCCTTTTGGTTCCCTATCTTCTAACAATCAAGTTTTATCTAATTATGAAAAAGAGTTTTCAAAAAAATTCATTAAAGTAGATTATAGAAAATATTTTAATGAATTGTTAAAAACAATTGGAGATTTTATTAAAGAGAATAATTTAAGAGTTTCTATGCATCCAGGCCAATATCTCGTATTAAATTCTGAAGATGAAAATGTTATTAAAAATTCAATAGATGATCTTATATATCACTGCAGTTTTCTTGACTCTCTTGGGATAGATTATTCTCATAAAGTTATTATTCATACGGGGGGTAAGTTTAATAATAAAAAATTTTCTATTCAAAAATTTATAAAAGTTTTTAATAAATTGGATAAAGATTTAAAAAAAAGAATTATTCTTGAAAATGATGAAAAAAGCTTCAATTTTGATGATATATTTTTTATTTATGAATACACTGGAGTACCTCTTGTATTTGATTATTTTCACAATCTTCTAAATCCATCAAATAGAAGTTATTCTGAGATATTTAATTTGGTTAAAAAAACATGGAAAAAAGAGGATGGAATTCCTAAAATTCATTATTCAGATAAATCCTCTTATAAAAAATTTGGAGCTCATTCTGAATTTATTATATTAAAAAATTTTCTTAAATTTTATAAGTTAATAGATGAATATAATTTTGATATTATGCTCGAAACTAAGGATAAAGATATCTCTGCAATAAAAGTAATAAATTCATTAATTTATAATTATTTAAATAAACTTAATGTTAATGAAAATTATGAAAATATTTACTCTAATGAAAAATCAAATGACTTTAACAATGCTGATTCAAAAAAAATAATTAAAAAAATGTTAACTGATGAATGGAGTAGATATAAATATCTAGTTATGCTCTTTAGTTACTCAAAGTATAAAGAGATATCTTACCTTGTAAATCATAATAATAATATTAATGAATTTTATTTTAAAATAGATGAGATTTTATCTGAAAAAAAATTTGAAAATATAAAATCAACTTATGAACATTTAATTGGTTATTTTAAAGAAGTCTTGAATAAAAAGGAAAAAGAAAAGTTATTAACATTTTTAAATCAAAATAAAATTATACCGTATGGATTGAACTATGTTTATAATTTATCAAAAAAATATAATTTAAAATTTATTAAAGAACAATACTTGTTTTTTTATTATAAATACTTTTAA
- a CDS encoding chorismate mutase, whose product MIKNLINTKKYLKIIENKRKKINIIDRNIINLLIKRTILANDIIELKKKLGFDINDSKRENEILENVEKYINKIFLKKIFKTKNQFENKKKEINFFNQIKRIYEIIFYISKNTNIKS is encoded by the coding sequence ATGATAAAAAATTTAATAAATACAAAAAAATATTTAAAAATAATTGAAAATAAAAGAAAAAAAATAAATATAATAGATAGAAATATTATTAACCTTTTAATTAAAAGAACAATTTTAGCAAATGATATTATAGAATTAAAAAAGAAATTAGGTTTTGATATTAATGATAGTAAAAGAGAAAATGAAATTTTAGAAAATGTAGAGAAATATATAAATAAAATATTTTTAAAAAAAATATTTAAGACTAAAAATCAATTTGAAAATAAAAAAAAAGAAATAAATTTTTTTAACCAAATAAAAAGAATATATGAAATAATCTTTTACATTTCAAAAAATACTAATATTAAGTCTTAA
- a CDS encoding AMP-binding protein — MSFKKVNYDYFEIDELRDFRELISRAKEKYKTKLSFYEKDNNDNYVGISFEDFYNYISYLGEGLLSLKNINQRDKIALIGRNCRKWAISYLAITTSNFIVVPIDKELKDFEIDSIIRKANCKAIIFENKFFEILNNIQLNNPNLIYLIPFENDHRSEFSFDKLISLGIEKCKIDSIYNKININPNEVTSILFTSGTTGIPKGVMLSQKNILSNIRQMRSLYWIDENDTFLSVLPLHHSYECTCGFLCQIHSGSSIYYAQSLKKIADNLRESKATIMLGVPLLFESFYKRIIEVGFSGILGKIKYFIATLICDIFEGIFKKNIRRKVFKKIHDKFGGKLQRFISGGAALPKEVEKFFNKIGIILCQGYGITECSPLLSVNRIEKDKYLEYKISSVGKIASDVDIKIFDQDLNGIGEIGAKGPNIMLGYYDDPESTEKAFNEGYFLTGDYGFIDKEGFLFISGRKKDVIITKNGKNVYPEEIEYFYNNSEYISEIIVKEGKEPVTGDPVIISIIRPNFENFSKILNVPFEEIQRREILDKNINFIIEQIRKEIKENNKKLPPFKMIKYFYITFTEFERTTTKKVKRYKIIPKGPIYNVY; from the coding sequence ATGAGTTTTAAAAAAGTAAATTATGATTATTTTGAAATCGATGAATTAAGAGATTTTAGAGAATTAATAAGCAGAGCAAAGGAAAAATATAAGACAAAATTATCATTTTATGAAAAAGATAATAATGATAATTATGTTGGTATTTCATTTGAAGATTTTTACAACTATATTTCTTATCTTGGAGAAGGTTTGTTAAGTTTAAAAAATATAAACCAAAGAGACAAAATTGCATTAATTGGTAGAAACTGTAGAAAATGGGCGATTTCATATTTAGCCATAACGACATCTAATTTTATAGTTGTTCCTATTGATAAAGAACTAAAAGATTTTGAAATAGATTCAATAATTAGAAAAGCTAACTGTAAAGCTATTATTTTTGAAAACAAATTTTTTGAAATATTAAATAATATTCAACTAAATAATCCAAATCTTATCTATTTAATACCTTTTGAAAATGATCATAGATCTGAATTTAGTTTTGATAAATTAATAAGTTTAGGTATTGAAAAATGTAAAATAGATTCAATATATAATAAAATAAATATAAATCCAAATGAAGTTACTTCTATTTTGTTCACTTCAGGTACTACTGGGATTCCAAAGGGAGTCATGTTATCTCAAAAGAATATTTTGTCAAATATAAGGCAAATGAGGTCACTATATTGGATTGACGAAAATGATACTTTTTTATCAGTTTTGCCTCTTCACCATTCATATGAATGTACATGTGGTTTTTTATGTCAGATTCATTCAGGAAGTTCTATATATTATGCTCAATCTTTAAAGAAAATAGCTGATAATTTAAGAGAATCAAAAGCAACAATAATGCTTGGAGTTCCACTTTTATTTGAATCTTTTTATAAAAGAATTATTGAAGTTGGTTTTTCTGGCATTTTAGGAAAGATTAAATATTTCATTGCAACTCTAATTTGCGATATATTTGAAGGTATATTTAAAAAAAATATAAGAAGAAAAGTATTTAAGAAAATTCATGATAAATTTGGTGGTAAACTCCAAAGATTTATATCCGGCGGAGCAGCATTACCAAAAGAGGTAGAAAAATTTTTCAATAAAATTGGAATAATCCTATGTCAAGGTTATGGCATAACAGAATGTTCTCCCCTTCTTTCTGTAAATAGAATAGAAAAGGATAAATATCTTGAATATAAGATATCATCAGTTGGTAAAATAGCATCAGATGTTGATATTAAAATATTTGATCAAGATTTAAATGGAATAGGAGAAATTGGAGCGAAAGGGCCTAACATTATGTTAGGATATTATGATGATCCAGAATCAACAGAAAAAGCTTTTAATGAAGGTTATTTTCTTACAGGAGACTATGGTTTTATTGATAAGGAGGGATTTTTATTTATTTCAGGTAGAAAAAAAGATGTTATCATTACAAAAAATGGTAAAAATGTATATCCTGAAGAAATAGAATATTTCTATAATAATTCAGAGTATATATCAGAAATTATAGTTAAAGAAGGCAAAGAACCAGTAACAGGTGATCCTGTTATTATATCAATAATAAGACCTAATTTTGAGAATTTTTCAAAAATTTTAAATGTACCTTTTGAAGAAATTCAAAGAAGAGAAATTTTAGACAAAAATATTAATTTTATAATTGAGCAAATTAGAAAAGAAATAAAAGAGAATAACAAGAAACTACCACCTTTTAAAATGATAAAATATTTTTATATAACTTTTACAGAATTTGAAAGAACTACAACTAAGAAAGTAAAAAGATATAAAATTATTCCCAAAGGACCGATTTATAATGTTTATTGA
- a CDS encoding radical SAM protein — MRNYKYIFGPVLSRRLGISLGIDLLPYKTCSLDCIYCECGKTTNLTVKRENYYNLNEVFEEVKDFMLNNDEPDFITFSGSGEPTLFKDFGLLADMIKNEFPKVKLCLLTNSTFFSLEEVREGAKKFDIVLPSLDAATDEDFYKINRPHKDLNLKDIIDGLIKFRKEFSGKIWLEVFFAKNVNDNEENINQLYYYIKLISPDRVQLNTLDRPPAYEGVEVVDKIFLENLIERWKDLNVEIISRYKKRNNIKDYSEAFEHLLLNSLKRRPLTIEDLENIFHIDKKTINKYLDVLENEKKIKSIIIDGKIFISYNS; from the coding sequence ATGAGAAATTATAAATATATTTTTGGCCCAGTACTCTCAAGAAGACTTGGAATTTCACTTGGTATAGATTTATTACCTTATAAAACATGTTCATTAGATTGTATATATTGTGAATGTGGTAAAACTACAAATTTAACTGTTAAAAGAGAAAATTATTATAATTTAAATGAAGTTTTTGAAGAAGTTAAAGATTTTATGCTAAATAATGATGAACCTGATTTTATCACTTTTTCAGGTTCTGGTGAACCAACTTTATTTAAAGATTTTGGGTTACTTGCAGATATGATTAAAAATGAATTCCCTAAAGTAAAATTATGTCTATTAACAAATTCAACCTTTTTTAGCTTAGAAGAGGTAAGAGAAGGTGCAAAAAAATTTGATATAGTTTTACCATCGCTTGATGCTGCTACTGATGAAGATTTTTATAAGATAAATAGACCTCATAAAGACTTAAATTTGAAAGATATTATTGATGGTTTGATAAAATTTAGGAAAGAATTTTCTGGAAAAATATGGCTTGAAGTTTTTTTTGCAAAAAATGTAAATGATAATGAGGAAAATATAAACCAGCTTTATTATTATATAAAATTAATATCTCCAGATAGGGTACAATTAAATACTCTTGATAGACCTCCTGCTTATGAAGGAGTTGAGGTTGTAGATAAAATTTTTTTAGAAAATTTAATAGAAAGATGGAAAGATTTAAATGTAGAAATAATTTCAAGATATAAGAAAAGAAACAATATTAAAGATTATTCAGAAGCTTTTGAGCATTTATTACTAAATTCATTAAAAAGAAGACCTTTAACAATTGAAGATTTAGAGAATATTTTTCATATTGACAAAAAAACAATAAATAAATACCTTGATGTACTGGAAAATGAGAAGAAAATAAAGAGTATAATAATTGATGGAAAAATATTTATTTCTTATAATAGCTAG
- a CDS encoding restriction endonuclease, with translation MNLIDIIIIFSIVCSPSIIFILYNRYKYLKLFDTVFYKNNIVELYKAKNYLENIEQKKPYTKDFLYLLIELNNKLDNKQKALHYMQIMLEMGFITDKFELHNYQIKMAAILFELNQTTEAFNKLFSIKDTGIYDPLWCILVGKIYFSQNFYEKARLYFFQATNIEENNFEAKFLFYSVNAIISKPENVIYDFLSFSAFNKYFLSDLILSVIYFSKNDFDKSYKFSNESIKKISENNNYKDFYVIFGIIISELAKFYGEIGKENNLKIYNIYIQNIIKSEITQFYKEKIINYILCTCYILDDRESFNFYKTFLLKINNNYKNFNFNEFEEKAKEFFKKLKNKTIITDLLLLSNKKPLNLKLSYIKEDFEIFFDKDKNLEIREKLIKDFIKLSKKSFINYSLKICSIFNYKIKFYRYFYRTKEKEKGINIICTKDYPYISREIVCIRIFTKYNLDKRYLQYLYDLMNKYKAKKLIFICNFNFDNDFINYSQNFPEIQIMDRNKLGYLLHSSIRNK, from the coding sequence ATGAATTTAATAGATATAATAATTATTTTTTCAATAGTTTGTTCCCCTTCAATAATTTTTATTCTTTATAATAGATATAAATATTTAAAACTATTTGATACAGTTTTTTATAAAAATAATATAGTAGAACTTTATAAAGCTAAAAATTATCTTGAAAACATTGAACAAAAAAAACCATATACTAAAGATTTTCTCTATTTATTGATTGAATTAAATAATAAATTAGATAATAAACAAAAAGCATTACATTATATGCAAATTATGTTAGAAATGGGTTTTATTACAGACAAATTTGAACTTCATAATTATCAAATTAAAATGGCTGCTATTCTCTTTGAATTAAACCAAACAACAGAAGCTTTTAATAAACTTTTTTCTATTAAAGACACTGGTATATATGATCCTTTGTGGTGTATATTGGTTGGTAAAATTTATTTTTCACAAAACTTTTATGAAAAAGCAAGATTATACTTTTTTCAAGCAACTAACATTGAAGAAAATAATTTTGAAGCTAAATTTTTATTTTATTCAGTAAACGCAATTATATCAAAACCTGAAAATGTTATCTATGATTTTTTAAGTTTTTCAGCTTTTAATAAATATTTTTTGTCAGATCTTATTCTTTCTGTTATATATTTTTCTAAAAATGATTTTGATAAGTCATATAAGTTTTCAAATGAGTCAATTAAAAAAATTTCTGAAAACAATAATTATAAAGATTTCTATGTTATCTTTGGAATTATTATTTCTGAACTTGCTAAATTTTATGGAGAAATTGGAAAAGAAAACAATCTCAAAATTTATAATATATATATACAAAACATTATAAAATCAGAAATTACGCAGTTTTATAAGGAAAAAATAATAAACTATATTTTATGCACATGTTATATTCTTGATGATAGAGAAAGTTTTAACTTTTATAAAACTTTTTTATTAAAAATTAATAACAATTATAAAAATTTTAATTTTAATGAATTTGAAGAGAAGGCAAAAGAATTTTTTAAAAAGTTAAAAAATAAAACAATTATAACAGATCTTTTACTTTTATCAAATAAAAAGCCCTTAAATCTTAAATTAAGTTACATAAAAGAAGATTTTGAGATTTTTTTTGATAAAGATAAAAATTTAGAAATAAGGGAAAAACTTATAAAAGATTTTATTAAACTTTCAAAAAAATCTTTTATAAATTACAGTTTAAAAATATGTTCTATATTTAATTATAAAATCAAATTTTATAGGTATTTTTATAGAACCAAAGAAAAAGAAAAAGGAATAAATATAATATGTACCAAAGATTATCCTTATATAAGTAGAGAAATAGTTTGCATTAGAATCTTTACAAAATATAATCTTGATAAAAGATATTTACAATATTTATATGATTTAATGAATAAATATAAAGCAAAAAAATTAATTTTTATCTGTAATTTTAATTTTGATAATGATTTTATTAATTACTCTCAAAATTTCCCTGAAATTCAAATTATGGATAGAAATAAACTTGGTTATCTTTTACATTCATCTATTAGAAACAAATAA
- a CDS encoding cyclic nucleotide-binding domain-containing protein encodes MFNKELIEKYSKSFKEGQIIFTEGSFGREMYILLEGEVEIYREIDGKKRVLAVLKKGDFFGEMSIIDKFPRSASACAKTNITVIVINGILFAKLLQTNIEFSIKIIKMLISRLRNTNEIIVSLYNKDREDKVISAINEFFNYEVKDPNLKNKKMIPKDQFIQYCEKSKNLPKNIVVTQLNGLKSKNILDYDNSGKFIFCTNIDRRYKKN; translated from the coding sequence ATGTTTAATAAAGAATTAATAGAAAAATATTCAAAATCTTTTAAAGAAGGACAAATTATATTCACTGAAGGAAGTTTTGGAAGAGAGATGTACATACTTCTAGAAGGAGAGGTTGAAATATATAGAGAAATTGATGGTAAAAAGAGAGTTCTTGCAGTATTAAAAAAGGGTGATTTTTTTGGAGAGATGTCTATTATAGATAAATTTCCAAGAAGTGCTTCTGCTTGTGCAAAAACTAATATAACTGTTATAGTAATAAATGGTATTTTATTTGCGAAATTACTTCAAACTAACATTGAATTTTCTATTAAAATTATAAAAATGTTAATTTCAAGATTGAGAAATACAAATGAAATTATAGTAAGTTTATATAATAAAGATAGAGAAGATAAAGTTATTTCTGCAATAAACGAATTTTTCAATTATGAGGTAAAAGATCCGAATTTAAAAAATAAAAAAATGATCCCTAAAGATCAATTTATTCAATATTGTGAAAAGAGTAAAAATCTACCAAAAAATATTGTTGTTACTCAATTAAATGGTTTAAAATCAAAAAATATTCTTGATTATGATAATTCTGGTAAATTTATTTTTTGTACTAACATAGATAGAAGATATAAAAAAAATTAA